DNA from Quercus lobata isolate SW786 chromosome 1, ValleyOak3.0 Primary Assembly, whole genome shotgun sequence:
GTTTTGTTGTGTGTCGGAAATGCGTAGTTTTTCTTATCTTGAAtagtcacattttttttctttttcaatttattgCATGACCCTTTTCCTCTCCTTTTGTTCCCCTGGTATTTTTATTGATCTTCGGGGTAGGAAAGAATGTAAAATCCCATGACCCAAGGTACGTATGTCAATAGAGAAGAGAtcaatttcttaaaaaagaTTGATTGAAATGATACCCTTTAAAAATGATTCTTGATTGGTGAATTGCttcattatttttgagtttcaTATTTGTTAAATATGCTCTATATTTAGTATATTTCACTAGTCTGTTAGAATTGTTAAGTGTTAAAAGTAGTCACTCTCAAAGTAAAAGTTAAGAGAGCAAAGAAAGAGTTTCGAAGGATGGACTTTTCAATCAAACGCATGCTTAACTATGTACGTGTGTATATACATTTGTGATTGATTTTCATTTATTGCAACTTGGCAGTTGGCACTATATAGCTCGGTCCCTCTAAGAAATAATATTGGTACCACCACTGACTTTGGTGAAGTTACAGAGCAAGTGGGTGTGTTGCAACTTGAAGTTCTGTGCTACTTCTTTGTGTATATATAGGAAGAATGGGAGTCTTGTTTTGTTattgcattcttcttcctcctttAAGATTAGAGTTCACAGAGAAAGATGGATTTCTTGAGCtttataatatttctttccCTCATTTGGATCATAGTCCAAGTCTTCCATATAATTTCAAGAAGCAAAGCAATTCCCAAAATGCTTCCTCCAGGTCCAAAACCTTTTCCAGTAATAGGAAACCTCTTAGACCTTGGTGACAAACCCCACAAGTCCCTAGCTAACCTTGCCAAGGTTCATGGCCCTATAATGAAACTGAAACTAGGCCAAGTAACCACAATAGTCATTTCTTCAGCAACCATGGCCAAAAAAGTCCTTCAAACACATGACCAACTCTTGTCCAACAGATGGGTGCCAGATGCTTTTCATGCCTGCAGGCATCATGAGTTTAGCTTGCCATTGATACCCGTCTCTACCCGATGGAGAAACCTTCGTAGAATATGCATAGAACAATTATTCTCCAACAAGATACTAGATACAAACCAAGCTATCCGCAACAAGAAAGTGCAAGAACTCCTTGTTGATACTCAACAAAGCAGCCTAACAAGTGAGGCAGTAGATATTGGCAGAGCAGCTTTCAAGGCTACGGCTAACATGTTATCAAACACAATCTATTCGATGGATATGGTGGAGTCCAAATCTGACCAAGATAAAGAGTTGAAGGAGCTGGTGTGGAATGTCATGAAAGATGCAGGGAAACCAAACTTGGCAGATTATTTTCCTGTGCTTAAGAAGATTGACCCCCAAGGATTAAGGCGAAGTGTAGCAGTGAACTTTGGAAGGATGTTAGACATCTTTGACCACATCATTACCCAAAGGCTGAAGTTGAGAAAAGTGTCTAGTTCTAAAATGAACAATGATATGTTAGATACCCTTCTCAACATCAGTGAAGAAAAAAGTGAGGAGATGGACAAAACTAAGATAGAACGTCTATTGCTGGTTAGTATTTTTACTCTATCTTTGTCTTGGATTTCTTTTCTATCAGATTCAGATATTGGGTAAATGGTAGTTTAATTACATGGTATCAGAGTAAGTAAAAATCCTACAAGTTGGTCCCCACTAAAAAGTTTGGGATAAGTAGTTGTTTATTGCTTTCATAATTAgtcctattttattttttattttgatggaCAATGAATAGTATTGTTTATGATCTACAAAAAGAAACTCTTAACTTAATGTTGTTATGAATTAGGACCTATTTGGTGCTGGCACGGAAACAACTTCAGCCACAGTGGAATGGGCAATGGCGGAGCTACTCCACAATCCAGAGGCATTGTCAAGAGCCAAAGTAGAGCTGGAGCAAGTCATTGGCAAAGGCAACCAAGTTAAGGAATCAGATATCCCTCAGTTACCTTACTTACTAGCAATAATCAAAGAAACATTGAGGCTGCACCCAGCAGTCCCTTTCTTACTCCCCCGGAAAGCTGGAGCAGATGTAGAAATCAATGGCTACATTATCCCAAAAGGTGCACAAGTGCTGGTGAATGCATGGGCTATTGGCCGAGACCCGAGCTCTTGGGACAATGCAAAATCGTTTATGCCAGAGAGGTTCTTGGGGATGGAAATTGATGTCAAAGGCAGGAACTTTGAGCTTTTACCGTTTGGTGGTGGAAGAAGAACATGTCCTGGTTTGCCATTGGCTGTGAGAATGTTACACTTGATGTTGGGTTCACTTATCCAGGACTTTGATTGGAAACTTGAGGATGGGATTAAACCTAAGGATTTGAACATGGAAGATAAGTTTGGCATAACCTTACAGAAAGCTCATCCTCTAAGAGCTGTCCCTATTCCAGTTTAAAAACAGTTgaagattttctttggttgcaGCTGAAAACTGGCCCCTATTATCCAATTCAGGTTGTGATATCAGTGGAGGAAAAGTGCTGTAGCTtaataaattagtaaattacTACTGGCCCCTCTGCTTTCCAATGTTTATTTCCAGGGgtgactttctttttttttttttttttcttttttttttttgaggaaaattaTAGGGGCGACTATGATTTGCTGTCTTTGTTATCTTtgtaatttcataattttgttGGATCTcaataatatacatacatagCTTGTCAACGGTAACCCATAATGGTAGTTGGTACTTGTAACATAACAATAAATCTAGCGATATATAGTGTTAGTAATGGgttaatgtaaaaattatgttccaataacaatttatcaaCTTAATAAATTGTGACAATAACCTAAATACATTTCCATTCGGTCCATTAAATATGATCCAATTTTGTTGTGACAATGGCACTCATAGCCTAAGCCCCACAAATGTCACCTTCATAATCTTCTTGTTCTCTTTTGATGGGTCAAATAATGAAAAGTagtaaaagtaaataaataaatatttttaaactaaCTTGTGTGtgacttctcaaaaaaaaaaaaaaatcgattagAATAAAAACTCAATCTTAACTGTAGCCTTCACAGCACACGCTCATTAATGGATTCATATTTAaattgagtaatgttataaATGCAATAATCTTCACAATAGTTGAGCTggcgagttttttttttttttttaattggctcatcactaatatcattttttttatttataaataataaattataaatgttacatcagcattatttttaaaacaaattttaggtgataAACGGTTacaaatagacaaaaaaataatttcaatgataTGCTTAAATTATAACTAATAATATTCTGTTATTTaagatttgttttgaaaatattgtaaacatttCTAGTAACAAATTGCTAAGtggttttatataaatatatatatatatatatatatatatatatttttaatctaaaaagttatctctatctctatatatactataaaactaAAGTCACTGACCTATGTTTGACTTTTTTTGACTTACTTGGAGCTTGTCATGTAGGATTTGAAGCTCTCACATTTTTTCATGTCAacactatttttaaaaaacacacacaaaaaaaaactatttctcaCTATATCTCCACCCGATGCTTcttctaaaaactaaaactataacccgataattaaaaaaaaaaactctcttctACCGatctccttctccttccccAAAAAAACCCGATcaactctctcttcctttcaCCCCCATCTCCCTCTATATCACAAGCCCAGTACAAACCAAAGCCAAACCAAAACAGTATACATTagcacaaacccaaaccaaaaccaaaacaaaagccaaaaccaaaataatccCATCTCTCTCTGGAACCAAATGACttgtaaggggaaaaaaatagggAAGAAGAAGTAGAGGGAGAAGAAAGCACAAATCTAAGTTGAACGAACAAAGAACTCAACTCTCACAACAAGTAGCCTTCATCATTCCAGAAGTCACCTGAAGGTCCTGAACGaaaccccttcttcttctttgtttcgtCCTCATTTTCATCTCCACGTGACTAATTTCtctattgctat
Protein-coding regions in this window:
- the LOC115978175 gene encoding geraniol 8-hydroxylase-like, which codes for MDFLSFIIFLSLIWIIVQVFHIISRSKAIPKMLPPGPKPFPVIGNLLDLGDKPHKSLANLAKVHGPIMKLKLGQVTTIVISSATMAKKVLQTHDQLLSNRWVPDAFHACRHHEFSLPLIPVSTRWRNLRRICIEQLFSNKILDTNQAIRNKKVQELLVDTQQSSLTSEAVDIGRAAFKATANMLSNTIYSMDMVESKSDQDKELKELVWNVMKDAGKPNLADYFPVLKKIDPQGLRRSVAVNFGRMLDIFDHIITQRLKLRKVSSSKMNNDMLDTLLNISEEKSEEMDKTKIERLLLDLFGAGTETTSATVEWAMAELLHNPEALSRAKVELEQVIGKGNQVKESDIPQLPYLLAIIKETLRLHPAVPFLLPRKAGADVEINGYIIPKGAQVLVNAWAIGRDPSSWDNAKSFMPERFLGMEIDVKGRNFELLPFGGGRRTCPGLPLAVRMLHLMLGSLIQDFDWKLEDGIKPKDLNMEDKFGITLQKAHPLRAVPIPV